From Sphingobium sp. RAC03, a single genomic window includes:
- a CDS encoding potassium transporter Kup, with translation MADLLPNTAPTSGEEESGHGHARQKATVKLVVGAIGIVFGDIGTSPLYAFRETFAGHHELTLDPDHILGVISLMFWSMMLVVTLKYVSIIMRADNKGEGGSLALLALINGQTKTQRWSRGIVLLGVFATALFYGDSMITPAVSVLSAVEGLAVYNPVLAPAILPVVILILVGLFWIQGLGTNKVATLFGPIMLLYFVTIATLGILSIIKTPGILYAFNPYWAVMFFVTDPLPAFLALGSVVLAVTGAEALYADMGHFGRNPIRVSWLAFVLPALMLNYMGQGALLFREGAAALDSPFYNLAPQWAQLPLIALATMAAIIASQAVISGAFSVTQQAIQLGFMPRLRIAHTSAATAGQIYIPLINWGLMVMVILLVLTFKTSSNLTAAYGIAVTGAMFIDNVLLTVVLYRLWNWKWYYAAPVLAVFYIVDGAYLAANLTKVPDGGWFPLLIGFIIFTLLTTWSRGRRLVQDRLREAAMPIPVFVASAANSAVRVPGTAVFMTSTPDGVPHALLHNLKHNKVLHERVILLTVKIKDVPVVEDDGRCKLEDLGRGFFRMVLQYGFMQEPDVPAALKNVSGCGQAFKMMDTSFFLARQTLLPSSKPGMPLWREKIFAWMLRNAESAMEFFRLPTNRVVELGSQVEI, from the coding sequence ATGGCTGACCTGCTTCCCAACACCGCGCCGACGTCCGGCGAGGAAGAATCCGGCCACGGCCATGCCCGGCAGAAGGCCACCGTCAAGCTGGTGGTCGGCGCGATCGGCATCGTCTTTGGCGACATCGGCACCAGCCCGCTCTACGCCTTCCGCGAAACCTTCGCCGGGCATCATGAACTGACGCTCGACCCCGACCATATATTGGGCGTCATCAGCCTGATGTTCTGGTCGATGATGCTGGTGGTGACGCTGAAATATGTCAGCATCATCATGCGCGCGGATAATAAGGGCGAGGGCGGCAGCCTGGCGCTGCTCGCACTGATCAACGGCCAGACCAAGACGCAGCGCTGGTCGCGCGGGATCGTCCTGCTCGGCGTGTTCGCGACGGCGCTGTTCTACGGCGACTCGATGATCACCCCGGCCGTCTCGGTCCTGTCGGCGGTCGAGGGGCTTGCCGTTTATAATCCGGTGCTGGCCCCTGCGATCCTGCCAGTGGTGATCCTGATTCTCGTCGGGTTGTTCTGGATACAGGGGCTGGGCACCAACAAGGTCGCGACCCTGTTCGGTCCGATCATGCTGCTCTATTTCGTGACGATCGCGACGCTGGGCATCCTCTCTATCATCAAGACGCCGGGCATCCTCTACGCCTTCAACCCCTATTGGGCGGTGATGTTCTTCGTCACTGATCCGCTGCCCGCCTTCCTGGCGCTCGGCTCGGTCGTGCTGGCGGTGACGGGGGCCGAAGCGCTCTATGCCGATATGGGCCATTTCGGCCGTAATCCGATCCGCGTGTCCTGGCTCGCCTTCGTGCTGCCCGCGCTGATGCTCAACTATATGGGGCAGGGCGCGTTACTGTTTCGAGAGGGGGCCGCAGCGCTCGACAGTCCCTTCTACAATCTCGCCCCGCAATGGGCGCAGTTGCCCCTCATCGCACTCGCCACCATGGCCGCGATCATCGCGTCGCAGGCGGTGATCTCCGGCGCTTTCTCGGTCACGCAACAGGCGATCCAGCTCGGCTTCATGCCGCGCCTACGTATTGCCCACACCAGCGCCGCGACGGCTGGCCAGATCTACATCCCGCTCATCAACTGGGGCCTGATGGTGATGGTCATCCTGCTGGTGCTGACCTTCAAGACCTCGTCCAACCTGACCGCCGCCTATGGCATCGCAGTCACGGGTGCGATGTTCATCGACAACGTCCTGCTGACCGTCGTGCTGTACCGGCTGTGGAACTGGAAATGGTATTATGCCGCGCCGGTGCTGGCGGTGTTCTACATCGTCGATGGTGCCTATCTCGCGGCCAACCTGACCAAGGTGCCCGATGGCGGCTGGTTCCCGCTGCTGATCGGCTTCATCATCTTCACCCTGCTGACCACCTGGTCGCGCGGTCGCCGCCTGGTGCAGGATCGTTTGCGCGAAGCCGCGATGCCGATCCCGGTGTTCGTGGCTTCCGCCGCCAACAGCGCGGTACGCGTGCCCGGCACGGCGGTCTTCATGACCTCGACGCCCGATGGCGTGCCCCATGCGCTGCTCCACAATCTCAAGCATAACAAGGTGCTGCACGAGCGAGTGATCCTGCTGACGGTCAAGATCAAGGATGTGCCCGTGGTCGAGGATGACGGCCGCTGCAAGCTGGAGGATCTGGGTCGCGGCTTCTTCCGCATGGTGCTGCAATATGGCTTCATGCAGGAGCCCGACGTTCCCGCGGCGCTTAAGAATGTGTCGGGCTGCGGCCAGGCATTCAAGATGATGGACACCAGCTTCTTTCTGGCGCGCCAGACCCTGTTGCCGTCGTCCAAGCCCGGCATGCCGCTGTGGCGCGAAAAAATCTTCGCCTGGATGCTCCGCAACGCGGAAAGCGCGATGGAATTCTTCCGCCTGCCCACCAACCGCGTGGTCGAACTGGGCAGCCAGGTCGAGATATAG